In Seonamhaeicola sp. S2-3, the genomic window AAAAAATCATCAATAGAGGGCGGATTGCTTTTTATTAAAATCCAATTAGAATCTAAAGGAAAATGACTTTTAACAAACAGTTTTGGATCTGCCAAAAAATAACCTTCATTGTATTGTGGTACAAATACCCCTTCATCTAAATGAAAAAAACCACTAGACCATGTAGGGTCAGACAGATACCATTTATTATTTAACTGCACCACATTCCATGTATGGTTTGGTATGCTTAATTCATTTATATTGGTAGATACAGTTCTTCCATACCCATGAACCATTTTACAATTTAAACCAGCAAAAGAAGCCAATTCTCTAAGCAAATATGCGTATCCTGTACAAATTGTCTTCTTATGCTTTACTAATTTTTTAAGTGCTTTTTCTTTAAATTCAATATTCCAATTATAAAGTGCAATGCTATCATTTTTAAACTTTCTTCGCTTTTTTAAATTCTGAATGTGGTTACCATAATCATTCCTAATATTTAGGCACACCCAAGTATAAATAGCTCTAAATTTTTCTACATCGGTAGCTAAATTTGATGTTAGTTTATGCGCTAATATGGGTAAGTCTTTTAAAGATTCTCCCTTTAAAGATTTTGCAATATCATCGGCTATTTTAAAATTTACATGCTTAAAATCAGTAGGTTGTGAAAAAACCTTAAAACTTAATACTAAAACTAAAAGCAGCTTGTGCTTCCTCATTTAAAAAATGCCTTTAATTTTTTGCCAAAGAGAGCGCTTAGATTTGTAAGATTGATTAGTATCAACCGCTCCCATT contains:
- a CDS encoding transglutaminase domain-containing protein gives rise to the protein MRKHKLLLVLVLSFKVFSQPTDFKHVNFKIADDIAKSLKGESLKDLPILAHKLTSNLATDVEKFRAIYTWVCLNIRNDYGNHIQNLKKRRKFKNDSIALYNWNIEFKEKALKKLVKHKKTICTGYAYLLRELASFAGLNCKMVHGYGRTVSTNINELSIPNHTWNVVQLNNKWYLSDPTWSSGFFHLDEGVFVPQYNEGYFLADPKLFVKSHFPLDSNWILIKSNPPSIDDFLTGPLVYGSAFKYHIIPLLPIKMKSEVAINTEVVFQFKVPYNQKENTFSLVVDSGSSNKTIQPSSYNKQTEILEFKKVFKRGLYDVHLKVNDEVVATYVIKGIKPKNR